TCTGCTGCATCACCTTGCCCGGAGCTTTGCCCGTAAGGTCTGCGACAGTGAGGTAGCCCGCCTTCTGCAGGAGTGGCACCCACGTCTTGTCAATGCCAACGGCTACATAAGCCTCCTCCTTGTCACGCTTAGGCTGTATCTCAGGACGCATCTGCGGGAAGAGCAGCACCTCCTGAATACTCTCCTGCCCCGTCAGGAGCATCACGAGACGATCCATACCGATACCCATACCAGATGTAGGGGGCATGCCAAACTCTAGAGCGCGTAGGAAGTCGTGATCGATATACATCGCCTCATCGTCTCCACGCTCGCTCAGACGTAGCTGATCCTCAAAGCGGTGACGCTGATCTATCGGATCATTGAGCTCTGAGTAAGCATTGGCCAGCTCCTTACCATTGACAAATAGCTCGAAGCGCTCCGTCAGATCGCTCCTATCACGGTGCTCCTTAGTGAGCGGAGACATCGCCTTAGGATAGTCTATGATGAAGGTGGGCTGTACCAAGTGTGGCTCAGCAACGGCACCAAAGAGTTCGTCGATTAGCTTGCCGACACCCATCGTTTCATCTATCTCTACGCCCTTATCTTGGCACACCTTGCGTAGCTCAGCCTCGTCCATGCCATCAATATTGACCCCGCCATACTCTTGGATAGCGTCGATCATCGTGAGGCGACGATAGGGCGGCTTAAACTCTATCGTGTGCTCCCCTACCTGAATGGCCGTAGAGCCTAGTACCTCCTGACAGATATGCTCGATCATCTGCTCCGTCATCTGCATCATCCAGCGGTAGTCCTTGTAGGCGACGTAGATCTCCATACAGGTAAACTCAGGATTGTGCGTTCGGTCCATACCCTCATTGCGGAAGTTACGGCTAAACTCGTAGACGCCCTCGAAGCCACCCACGATCAACCTCTTGAGGTAAAGCTCATTGGCGATGCGTAGGTAGAGCGGTATGTCAAGCGCATTGTGGTGCGTCACGAAGGGACGAGCCGCAGCACCGCCAGGGATAGACTGCAGGACAGGTGTATCCACCTCTAGATAGCCACGCGAATTGAAGAAGTTGCGCATCGACTGAAAGATCTTCGTACGCTTGATGAAGATGCCCTTCACCTCATCGTTGACTATCAGATCCACGTAGCGACGGCGGTAGCGTAGCTCTGGATCGGTAAAGCCGTCGAAGACCTGATCATCCTTAGACTTGACGATAGGGAGCGGACGTAGTGCCTTGCTCAGCAAGGTCAATTCCTCGGCATGCACCGAGATCTCGCCCGTCTGGGTACGGAAGACAAAGCCCTTGACACCGACGATGTCGCCAATGTCGAGAAGCTTCTTAAAGAGCTTGTTGTATAGATCCTTATCCTCTCCTGGGCAGAGGTCATCACGCGTCACATAGACCTGTATACGCCCTGAGGCATCTTGTAGCTCCATAAAGGAAGCCTTGCCCATGATGCGTCGGCTCATAACACGGCCAGCGATGCTCACCTCCATGCGAGGTGCCTCATCTTGATATTGGTCCTGTATCTCCTGCGCATGTGCCGTCACGGCATACTCGGCTGCTGGATAAGGGTTGATGCCCATCTGACGTATCTCGTCTAGGCTGTTGCGACGTGCTATCTCCTGGTCACTAAGTTCTAGTAAGTGTAAGTCCATAACTATAGTTAAGTATAAAAACGCTCCACCCGCTGAGTATACAGCAATAATAGGTGGTAAATACCCATCCCGTCCCCCTCAGATCGGCTGGGGAGGAAAGACAGGCTCAAGCTAGCTGAGGCGTATCTGCAATACACCCTCTGCAAAAGTACTCATTTTAGCCCTCACTACCAAAAGGGGCCCACAAAACGTAGATTCCCTACTCCTCGCTAGTCGTCATCTGTAGCTCCTGACGGAGTGAGTATGATGCGTCATCCCTGTGTGGCCTGCCCTTTTCGTTGCAGATTAAAATAAAAGTAATATATTTGTAGCGCGTGGCGAGGCCCTTTGCCTCGTTATTCGATGGCTTATAAGTTTAATGCAAACGAACTATGGGATTAAGCTACCAACTGGAGCTGCTTTACGATGAGAAGTGGTCCAAACTAAATGAAGCACTAAAGGCTCATGAGATTGCGATTCGCACGCCTTTTTTGCTGAGTCTAAATAAATACGACGAAGGGGATACAGAGAAATGGTACACCGATGCCGATCTGAAAGTCATGATATTTGGGCAAGAGGGGAATAGGTGGGAACTGCCTGCTGATAAACGTCCATTTCCTGCCAATTTTATGGAGCTGTATCAAGAGTTTTATAACGAGAATTACAAGGAAGATGCAACTGGCAAAATCCCATTTCCGGGGAGATCTTCTTTTTTCAAGCTCGGCTTTAATCATTTTACGAACTCCATCTTCGATTTTCTACGCGAAAAGTTTCCCACTAAAAGAGCTGCATTTCTTTGGAACAACATCTCCAAGCTTGCTGCTGTGGGTCGAAATGGGACAGGTGTATCTGTGAATAGCTTTACCCATCAATTAGAGCAAGAGTTTTTTCGTGTCATTCCTGACGAAATAGAAATTCTTAAACCAGATGTCCTCATTTTCCTCACAGGTGTCGACGAAAAGTACAATAGATATATTGCAGAAAACTTCATTATACGCGATAACCCTATCCAGCTATCAGGGTTGCCAATAAAAGATGTCGCCAAGCTGAATATTGAGTCAGTGAAATTGGCATACCGCACCCATCACCCTGCGGATAGATCCAGTGGCGATGACAGACAGATGTGGTATCAAGCTATTCTTGATGACCTTAAAAGCAACCTAAGGGGAATACTTGGAGAATGAGGTATAGAGCATACAAACAGCGCACATTATGAGTAAATGTGGATATTGCGGAAAAGAATATGGCGGCGACGGCCTCTGAAACGATGGCTTCTGTGGCGGAAAGTGTCGTGCTTTGGCCAAGAAAAACGACATAAATGGGAAGCTCCCCAAGGGATATCTCTATATACTCCTGATTTTCTTTGCCTTCTGTCTGTTGTGTGGACTGTTTAGTAAGTGCACTCATAGTGATGACGAAGAGATCAGCCCAGCTGTCGAGAACGTGTCCCATAAAAGTGACCAAAAGGGAAGCAGAACAGTAAACCACAAACGAAAAGCAGAGAGTAACTCACAAGTAGCGGAAAGTAGTAACGCAGAGGAACTTCCAAATGAAGAAGAGGAACTTCCAAGTGAAGTAGAGGAACTTCCAAGTGGAGAAGAGGTACTTCCAAATAAAATAGAAGAGGATACGTCCGTTGAAGAAATCTCTCCATCTGCACAGCCTGACTCTCAACCCAGTACAGAGGACGTCGAAGTTGACGCCGAAATATCTCCAACGGAATAACTTTTTCCTGACAGAGCGATTATGATGCGTCAGCCCTGGCTGGGCAAATTTAACGTTGGCTCGTTACAATAATTT
The sequence above is a segment of the Porphyromonas vaginalis genome. Coding sequences within it:
- the lysS gene encoding lysine--tRNA ligase — its product is MDLHLLELSDQEIARRNSLDEIRQMGINPYPAAEYAVTAHAQEIQDQYQDEAPRMEVSIAGRVMSRRIMGKASFMELQDASGRIQVYVTRDDLCPGEDKDLYNKLFKKLLDIGDIVGVKGFVFRTQTGEISVHAEELTLLSKALRPLPIVKSKDDQVFDGFTDPELRYRRRYVDLIVNDEVKGIFIKRTKIFQSMRNFFNSRGYLEVDTPVLQSIPGGAAARPFVTHHNALDIPLYLRIANELYLKRLIVGGFEGVYEFSRNFRNEGMDRTHNPEFTCMEIYVAYKDYRWMMQMTEQMIEHICQEVLGSTAIQVGEHTIEFKPPYRRLTMIDAIQEYGGVNIDGMDEAELRKVCQDKGVEIDETMGVGKLIDELFGAVAEPHLVQPTFIIDYPKAMSPLTKEHRDRSDLTERFELFVNGKELANAYSELNDPIDQRHRFEDQLRLSERGDDEAMYIDHDFLRALEFGMPPTSGMGIGMDRLVMLLTGQESIQEVLLFPQMRPEIQPKRDKEEAYVAVGIDKTWVPLLQKAGYLTVADLTGKAPGKVMQQMMDINKKYKLGLQIPALEEISKWVGEESTK